In Camelina sativa cultivar DH55 chromosome 17, Cs, whole genome shotgun sequence, the genomic stretch taaaacaataatgatACTATGGACTATTTCgataaatagtttaaaatattttcaacaaacatatttcttttgttttcagacAAAAGTTTCATTTATAGGAcccaataaatattattattgtagtTTGGTATGAGTAGAAGACATCAAAGATACAGAGGAAACGATAAGATTGATGTGGATCAATGTTAGTACTTAGTACTACAGTACATATTTATTTGCATAGGTCTTACATGTGTTCATTGCGAGATCTTATGAATTTTACATCTTGTTGTACTCCtaccatattttaatttttataaagcatattgcaaaaaaaaattaatatgagtTTCAAAATTTTACTTGGTAGTTTCGAATATTGCTGTTAAGCCTGTTAtgaatgaaaggaaaaaaaaaaaaaacatcaatgaTTATAAATGTCAATTTCAGCCATGTGCATTGCTCTAGTGAATTTAACTTTTACTTTGGAGGACTGATATATCCAAATACGACCAGTAAGTAAAATgaatgatataaatttgattgCTCAGACTCTTTTTTGGACCCTAAAGTGGTGGTTGCAACCATCTCTCAATAACTCGCAAATTTACACTTGGATTAGTACATACAAAGTACTTCAAGATGTCTGGATCTTTATAAGATCTGACTAACATCAAGAGCAAATGCAGTGGGGTTGGAACATGAACTAGACTCTTAGATCTGACCATTGGCTCTGGTCAAGTGGTTAGGAACTTCCTCTGTTTAAATCTCCTATAAAAAGCTATAGAAAGAGTGACCACACCTATTTATTTATCGTAATCTTCGAGCCATTTACTACATGAGAATAGAAAACAGAAATGAGTTTTTATTCACTGCNATAAAATCTGACTAACATCAAAAGCAAATGCAGTGGGGTTGGAACATGAACTAGAACCTTAGACCTGACCATTGGCTCTGGTCAAGTGGTTAGgatcttcctctgtttcaatttCCTTTAAAAAGCTATAGAAAGAGTGGCCACACCAATTTATGTATCGTAATCTTCGAGCCATTTACTACATGAGAATAGAAAACCAATTTATTTATCGTAATCTTCGAGCCATTTACTACATGAGAATAGAAAACAGAAATTAGTTTTTATTCACTGCCAAATGCACAGTATAATCTGTCTCATCTTCATAGGAATATTACAAATCAGAATTCTGTTTTGCTAGAACATTTTTCCAACACCATCTTTTCTTGGTACGGATTCTGAAACATCCATCCGGCACCAATTACCCATCAGAGACGCCATTTGATCAACCTTATCATACAACCCAAGAAGCCCACCTGTGTGTATGAACAATATCTTCCTTCCCTCCCAGTTTTTGGGATTCTTGGTCATCTCATTTACCAAACCATACACAGCTTTCCCACTAGATAAACACCCGAAAACCCAAATGTTAATCTCACTTATATAATACGATGCTACTTTGAGAGATTCAAGGGCTAATGACGACCATAAACATTACTAGGAACAAGGAAAAACTAGAATAGACTAACATACCTGTAAACAGGATCAAGAATAACACCAGTTGAACTTGCTACTTCCTTTACAAACTTAAGCTCCTCTGATGTGTTCATGGCATATCCTTTTCCTTTGGCCTGCAAAAAGAACTTAAGAATCAAAAGCCGAACCTGTGTACTGTACTCAAAGAGAAAAAGCTTGTATAAAAACTTTCCACTTAGTGGTGTTTTGCTAAGGAGCCAAGAGAAATCACCAATGCGAAATAGACAACACATAAAACAGAGAAGCCATGACACTCACATTGTGGATGTTAACAATATCACGAGAGTTAACACCAGCGTGAAGTCCATCCAGAAGGCCTTGGACAAAGTCATAGAAGTAATCAGGATCATCGCAAACCGAGAAAGCATGAACCTGTACAATGAATGAAACTCAACTGATCAGCCATCTGTCAACTTCACTATGAGCGATGCTCCTAAAACTGAAAGGGTATACCTTGGCTTTCAGAGCTCCCAACCAAGACCCCAATGAAATACCAGCAATTGTACCACCACTAGCAAtccaaaagaaaactaaaatgaGAGTGAAGCAAACAAAAGTAACGGATAAGAAAAATTCACAGGGGAAGCAAAAGCAGAACCTGCCACATGCTACCACAATATCATCAAATTTCAGGCCATCAGGTCTACTTTTCAGCTGATCCTCAATTTCCCTTGCTGCTTCGATATAACCCCTGGACGATCAGTTCAAGGGAAATCAGCATTTAAAGAGAGCTCAATCTAAAACAAGTTCTTAAAGCTACACACATGCTACTGCACTTAGCTAGAATTAAATTAGTTATCTTTTGAGAGAACACACACTCTCACCAAGTTCCCAAAGAGTTTGATCCACCGACTGGAATAACATAAGGTTTTTTCCCTTCCTTTTCCAGTTTCTCTTTCAGAGCCTTAGTAAGAACCTATCATTACCATCACCAAGAACAAGTTTTTTGATCAGGCTAAGTCATTTTCATGATtcttagtaagtaaaaacttaATGCAATGGACTTTAACCTCACTCCCAATAGAAGAATACTCTTCCTTAGAAATAAGATGAACATTAGCTCCAACGAGACGCTCAACCAGTAAATTCCCAACCAAACCAGGATCATCATCAGCAAGAAGctgcaaacacacacacatacacacacataaacaaacagagaTTATATCGGAATCGTAAGGTGAAAAAGAATCAGAAGCTAGAAGACCTTGGAAGTACGGAGAATAAGATGAGAAGTGAGATTAAGATAGTTAGATGCGGTGGCTGTAGCACGACAATGATTGCTCTGGATACCTCCGATGGTGATTACGGTATCGGCGTGTTGTTCAACAGCTTCAGCCATTAAGAATTCGAGTTTTCGGACTTTGTTTCCACTCAATTCCATGCCGGTGTAATCATCGCgctaccaaatttttatttaaaaacggTAAggtaaaaggaagaagaagagcgtaGTAGTAGTAGGAGAAGAGATAGATAGATATGAGAAACCTTGATCCAGAGTTCAGTGCCGTTAGGAAGACCAGGAAGATTCCATCGATGGATCGGAGTAGGAAGCTGAAGAATAAGAAGATGATCAGTGAAAGTGATGGAAAAtgagaaattggaaaaaaaaacataagaggaGGATGAAATTAAACGTACGTGAGCGAGGGAGAAGGTGTGGGAAGGAATCGGACGAAGATGAGAAGACCAAGAAGGAGGAGAGTAAGGTCTTTTAGTGAGAAATTCCGCCATTGATGGTACGGATGTTGCTGCAGACATTATTCCTTGATCTCACACTTGCAAGCTCGACCTTTACTCTTGAGACTGTCGACAAGAGTCCTCTCATCATCATCGCTTCTtgcttcttttcttcctttgacTCTCTCCATTGTTTCTCTTTTATGGGCCTTGGCCcatttactttttagttttgagtagattcgggtcgggtcgggtcgggtcgaaTCGGGTGGGTTTGGATAGTCCGTTTCGGGAAGGTAAAGAAAAAACTCATTATCTCGAAATATCCCCGAAAACCAGAATTAAATACAACATTGTCTATACCTTAGGcatgattttgatgataaaatCAATCCCAGATATTACAACATTAAACAAACACCAAAGACAAATagcccaaaaaaacaaaaataaaataaaataaaacgaacATTAATAACTTGAAAGttgataacatatatataatcttcaaataaaaaacattaataactTGAAAGAGTTACTTTCTATAGATAGATTCAAACCAAATCTCATTAGAAACATTCAATACTAAGCTCTTTGTTATCTTTCGAAAGTTCCTTTAGTTTGGAAATTGCCAATTCTatatctctgtttttctttttaggaaaCATTGTtgtcatgatcatcatcttcttcagtaCTGTCTTTTGCATCACCAAACCCGAAGCTAGTGCAAACTCTTCTTTATTTGAACCACTGAAATTGTATATCCATACAGTGTCCACACGAAAATCAGCGTTGGGAAACGGTTCTACTTTCTCCCAGAAATTATATTGTGCTCCACAGTTAGAAGAACTTCCTTCTTCCCCAAGAAGATTGTTATTCTATAcatataacaaatttaaatattgtattTGATCATATAGTATAACAAAGcgattaaagagaaaaataactATCAAAACATCCAATGAAAACTGAAGCATGCAATTGAGATATACCTTAAATGATATTTCAAGTTCTATCATTTTTTCAGTCCACATTCCTAACATTTTCCTTAGCACCTCGACTTCTTGCGGATTCTTCAAATCTACACTCACTGATAAAGATGCGGGTCTCGTTACATAGTTGACAGGACCTGTCACCAGCCAATTGTTTTTGTTCTCCTGAGATCCAAATTTACAATTAACAAGCAtgcaaaatcaaatattattaatgtaatttttttaatatatatatatccaagtgCAGTTTCTTGTACCTGAGTGAAAGTTGAGATATTGATGCTGGTATGAGGAAAGATTTGTCCTGCAACCCAATAATTTCTACGAAAAGGGAGTCTAGGAATTTCGAGAATGACGTTATCAATATCACATAAGATAAATTCTATGGAGAGCATATCAAGCTGAGCTGCACACACTTCAATGCCATCAATTTGGTTGCAAGACATGAATaaaattctcaaatttttgTGATCAATGATCTTCAGATGACCACTTGGATTGTTGAAAACGATTTGTAGGATAAGAACCTCGAGGGAGGAGCAAGAGGAGATGACTTTGTTGAATACACTAACCTCACCAAAGATGTGATTAAGTTCAAGGTGCTTGAGATTCTTACAACTATTAAAGGCGTGTGCATCCTTTAATATGTATTGATATAGCGAGACTGTTGTTAGGTGTGGATGGTAGAATGTATTTGGGGACAACTTGAGCACATTGGATTCAAGCGTTGGTAGAAGACGACCATTGAAATTTCCAAGGAtaagttttttggttttctttataCTAGTTAGTAATTGGATCCAAGAATCAAGCATCCCATCTTCCAATTGGTATGAGTAATGATATACTATGCAAGTATCTAAATGGGcattatgattatttataacCTGAAAATGCAAAAACGATTAAGAACTAAATAAGGacaaacaattatttaaaacaacaaGTCTATTAACATATGCACTAGATGTTGAATTCTCTATAGaaaaagatttaagatttgttatctaaaatatatgtataactcTCATAATTTTATTATCGTGGAAAACAAACTCATGTTTTTGGTAAATATTCTCATTAAGATGACTCTGTGATGAACATCAATTGTTAAATCCATTAGATTGATAGACATAAACAACGTAATTTTGTGTATGCATGTAATTATTCCATGTGGAAGAAGACATGATATcatgtttttctatattatttttctctacaATAACAATATAGCATTGTCATTATATACAGACACTCGGATCTATAGgtcataaattttgttttaaatatctttcaccaaaaaaaag encodes the following:
- the LOC104758140 gene encoding LOW QUALITY PROTEIN: bifunctional D-cysteine desulfhydrase/1-aminocyclopropane-1-carboxylate deaminase, mitochondrial (The sequence of the model RefSeq protein was modified relative to this genomic sequence to represent the inferred CDS: deleted 1 base in 1 codon); the encoded protein is MMRGLLSTVSRVKVELASVRSRNNSAATSVPSMAEFLTKRPYSPPSWSSHLRPIPSHTFSLAHLPTPIHRWNLPGLPNGTELWIKRDDYTGMELSGNKVRKLEFLMAEAVEQHADTVITIGGIQSNHCRATATASNYLNLTSHLILRTSKLLADDDPGLVGNLLVERLVGANVHLISKEEYSSIGSEVLTKALKEKLEKEGKKPYVIPVGGSNSLGTWGYIEAAREIEDQLKSRPDGLKFDDIVVACGSGGTIAGISLGSWLGALKAKVHAFSVCDDPDYFYDFVQGLLDGLHAGVNSRDIVNIHNAKGKGYAMNTSEELKFVKEVASSTGVILDPVYSGKAVYGLVNEMTKNPKNWEGRKILFIHTGGLLGLYDKVDQMASLMGNWCRMDVSESVPRKDGVGKMF
- the LOC104758141 gene encoding putative F-box protein At1g67390, whose product is MLDSWIQLLTSIKKTKKLILGNFNGRLLPTLESNVLKLSPNTFYHPHLTTVSLYQYILKDAHAFNSCKNLKHLELNHIFGEVSVFNKVISSCSSLEVLILQIVFNNPSGHLKIIDHKNLRILFMSCNQIDGIEVCAAQLDMLSIEFILCDIDNVILEIPRLPFRRNYWVAGQIFPHTSINISTFTQENKNNWLVTGPVNYVTRPASLSVSVDLKNPQEVEVLRKMLGMWTEKMIELEISFKNNNLLGEEGSSSNCGAQYNFWEKVEPFPNADFRVDTVWIYNFSGSNKEEFALASGLVMQKTVLKKMMIMTTMFPKKKNRDIELAISKLKELSKDNKELSIECF